The following proteins are encoded in a genomic region of bacterium:
- a CDS encoding ABC-2 family transporter protein, with protein sequence MEPATPGRPLLPRREDGLRRRLHEPWRQAAIFVAYFAQFIKSRLAYRVDFLVDMTANLVSLGVQLLVLSAVFSKVESLRGWSYDQVLFIYGFSLLPLGLFNLVSVNLYGFSEQYIIEGDFDRILLRPVNPLAQILCSSFGTGGINELILGGAVMGYAGSRLGLDIGVAGLALLPLLAVSAALVYTGVFLGLTALSFWMEDRLGLAPPVYNVIRFSRYPVTIFSPLVRLLLTFVLPFAWVAFYPAAWYVGGPQWERVALLTPAVGGLTFGIGYLTWTRGVRRYTSTGS encoded by the coding sequence ATGGAGCCAGCGACGCCCGGGAGACCCCTGCTGCCGCGCCGCGAGGACGGCCTGCGACGGCGGCTGCACGAGCCGTGGCGCCAGGCCGCGATCTTCGTCGCCTACTTCGCGCAGTTCATCAAGTCGCGGCTGGCCTACCGGGTGGATTTCCTGGTCGACATGACGGCCAACCTCGTGTCCCTGGGCGTCCAGCTGCTGGTGCTGTCGGCGGTGTTCAGCAAGGTCGAGAGCCTGCGAGGCTGGTCGTACGACCAGGTGCTGTTCATCTACGGCTTCAGCCTGCTGCCGCTGGGGCTGTTCAACCTGGTGAGCGTGAACCTCTACGGCTTCAGCGAGCAGTACATCATCGAGGGGGATTTCGACCGGATCCTGCTGCGGCCCGTCAACCCGCTGGCCCAGATCCTGTGCAGCAGCTTCGGCACCGGGGGGATCAACGAGCTGATCCTGGGCGGTGCGGTGATGGGCTACGCCGGCTCCCGCCTCGGCCTGGACATCGGCGTGGCCGGCCTCGCGCTGCTGCCGCTGCTGGCCGTCTCGGCTGCGCTGGTCTACACCGGCGTCTTCCTGGGGCTGACCGCGCTCTCCTTCTGGATGGAGGACCGCCTGGGCCTGGCCCCGCCCGTCTACAACGTGATCCGCTTCAGCCGCTACCCGGTCACCATCTTCAGCCCCCTGGTGCGGCTGCTGCTGACCTTCGTGCTGCCCTTCGCCTGGGTGGCCTTCTACCCGGCCGCCTGGTACGTCGGCGGCCCGCAGTGGGAGCGCGTCGCCCTCTTGACGCCCGCGGTGGGGGGGCTCACCTTCGGGATCGGCTACCTGACCTGGACCCGCGGCGTGCGCCGCTACACGAGCACCGGCAGCTGA